In Harmonia axyridis chromosome 6, icHarAxyr1.1, whole genome shotgun sequence, a single window of DNA contains:
- the LOC123683187 gene encoding uncharacterized protein LOC123683187 — protein MGGAIISRTHSEPETIKLFCYFQRFNTSINPPTSLLEKLSNLGCDINFIDFTKDDVLHRLAFEDCSSGLYLRAVELLLEERGGDILEARDEFGGTPLETAVLLMNLDLLRLLLRRGASLILSNNLNVAQYSFEKQRFSCLHAIIKFCLVKKLQGKVVDESVINFIELRMVERHYKLCWKQIIALKMHKIANTNLSIHFFLFKPLRVVAKYMKNEDVLMGTQSKIIGLSEYHYDIVEVRKEAIIRRNLEDDASNTFKNVFGLPGACSEVIISYLENKDLRNFSGTWEL, from the coding sequence ATGGGTGGTGCTATAATATCAAGAACTCATAGTGAACCAGAAACTATTaaacttttttgttatttccagaGATTCAACACTTCGATAAACCCTCCTACCTCACTTTTAGAGAAGCTTTCAAATCTGGGATGTGATATTAACTTCATAGACTTCACCAAAGATGATGTATTGCACAGATTGGCTTTTGAAGATTGTTCATCAGGTCTATATTTACGAGCAGTTGAGTTGTTGCTAGAAGAAAGAGGTGGTGACATCTTAGAAGCCAGAGATGAATTTGGCGGGACACCACTAGAAACTGCTGTTCTGCTCATGAATCTTGATTTGCTGCGGTTGCTTCTAAGGCGTGGAGCAAGCCTGATATTGAGCAATAATCTAAACGTAGCACAATATTCATTTGAGAAACAGAGATTCTCATGTCTTCACGCCATCATCAAGTTCTGCCTGGTGAAGAAGTTGCAAGGGAAAGTAGTGGACGAGTCTGTtatcaattttatcgaattgCGAATGGTTGAAAGGCATTACAAGTTGTGTTGGAAGCAAATCATCGCTTTAAAGATGCATAAAATTGCTAATACAAACTTGTCGATCCACTTCTTCCTCTTCAAACCACTGAGAGTTGTcgcaaaatatatgaaaaatgaagatgTCCTAATGGGAACCCAGAGTAAGATTATTGGTCTTTCTGAATATCATTATGATATAGTAGAAGTTCGGAAAGAGGCGATAATCAGGAGAAATTTAGAGGATGATGCTTCGAACAccttcaaaaatgtttttggaTTACCGGGTGCATGTTCTGAAGTCATCATCTCTTATCTTGAAAATAAAGATTTAAGAAATTTCTCTGGTACTTGGGAACTGTGA